The following proteins are encoded in a genomic region of Actinomadura sp. NAK00032:
- a CDS encoding DUF998 domain-containing protein → MDAVERDGPGVVPLRLVVLATIAGITYSTFVLENLLSPKLDFFNGYVSELSAADQPFHLVYSAGDLITGVLSIMVAAGTLRRLTRRPLATAGWAFLGLFGVCAIGDASFPLDCAPSLETWCALRERSEHVSFSHEFHSVTSSAVIVCGVAALLLLSLAARRYGWWPALARWGWLLALAESVSALGTLVAMYLGQWLGVVQRVQISILVLGLLVIAWALYADRREAARAARDDTAAVTEGARL, encoded by the coding sequence GTGGACGCTGTCGAACGGGACGGGCCGGGCGTCGTCCCGCTGCGGCTGGTCGTCCTCGCGACGATCGCCGGGATCACCTACTCGACCTTCGTGCTGGAGAACCTCCTCAGCCCCAAGCTCGACTTCTTCAACGGCTACGTCAGCGAGCTGTCGGCCGCCGACCAGCCGTTCCACCTCGTCTACAGCGCGGGCGACCTCATCACCGGAGTGCTGTCGATCATGGTGGCGGCCGGCACGCTGCGCAGGCTCACCCGCAGGCCCCTCGCCACCGCGGGCTGGGCGTTCCTCGGGCTGTTCGGCGTCTGCGCGATCGGCGACGCGTCCTTCCCGCTGGACTGCGCGCCCAGCCTGGAGACCTGGTGCGCGCTGCGGGAGCGCTCCGAGCACGTGTCGTTCTCCCACGAGTTCCACTCGGTGACCAGCAGCGCCGTGATCGTCTGCGGGGTCGCCGCGCTGCTGCTGCTCTCGCTCGCCGCCCGCCGCTACGGCTGGTGGCCGGCGCTCGCCCGCTGGGGCTGGCTGCTCGCGCTCGCCGAGTCGGTGTCGGCGCTCGGCACGCTCGTCGCGATGTACCTGGGGCAGTGGCTCGGGGTCGTCCAGCGCGTTCAGATCAGCATCCTCGTCCTCGGCCTGCTGGTCATCGCCTGGGCGCTGTACGCCGACCGGCGGGAGGCGGCGCGCGCCGCGCGGGACGACACCGCCGCCGTGACGGAGGGGGCCCGGCTGTGA
- a CDS encoding aldehyde dehydrogenase family protein, with amino-acid sequence MPDRLAVRKTYKLFIGGAFPRSESGRSYVVTDAKGRFVANASQASRKDARDAVVAARKAFPGWSGRTAYNRGQILYRVAEMLEGRRDQFVDELRQAGASKSAAGAEADAAVDRWVWYAGWADKLSAVAGAANPVSGPFFNFSTPEPTGVVAVVAPDSPLLGLVSVVAPAIVSGNTAVVVASEPAPLPSITLAEVLATSDLPGGVVNVLTGRRAEIAPWLATHMDVNAIDLAGVPDDQVAGLEEKAAENLKRVLRPAETDWTEEPGTARMTAFLETKTVWHPVGV; translated from the coding sequence ATGCCTGACCGTCTCGCCGTCCGCAAGACCTACAAGCTGTTCATCGGCGGCGCGTTCCCCCGATCGGAGTCCGGCAGGTCGTACGTGGTCACCGACGCCAAGGGCCGTTTCGTCGCCAACGCCTCGCAGGCGTCCCGCAAGGACGCCCGGGACGCGGTCGTCGCCGCGCGCAAGGCGTTCCCCGGCTGGTCCGGGCGCACCGCCTACAACCGCGGCCAGATCCTGTACCGGGTCGCCGAGATGCTGGAGGGCCGCCGCGACCAGTTCGTGGACGAGCTGCGCCAGGCCGGCGCCTCCAAGAGCGCCGCGGGCGCCGAGGCGGACGCCGCCGTCGACCGGTGGGTCTGGTACGCGGGCTGGGCCGACAAGCTGAGCGCCGTCGCCGGTGCCGCCAACCCGGTGTCCGGGCCGTTCTTCAACTTCTCCACGCCCGAGCCGACGGGCGTCGTCGCCGTCGTCGCGCCCGACTCGCCGCTGCTCGGGCTGGTGTCGGTGGTGGCGCCCGCGATCGTGTCCGGCAACACCGCCGTGGTGGTCGCCTCCGAGCCCGCGCCGCTGCCGTCCATCACCCTCGCCGAGGTACTGGCGACGTCCGACCTGCCGGGCGGCGTCGTCAACGTCCTCACCGGCCGCCGCGCGGAGATCGCGCCCTGGCTGGCGACCCACATGGACGTCAACGCCATCGACCTCGCCGGCGTCCCGGACGACCAGGTCGCCGGCCTGGAGGAGAAGGCCGCCGAGAACCTGAAACGCGTGCTGCGCCCTGCGGAGACCGACTGGACCGAGGAGCCGGGAACCGCCCGTATGACGGCTTTTCTGGAGACGAAGACCGTCTGGCACCCGGTGGGCGTCTAA
- a CDS encoding aldehyde dehydrogenase family protein yields the protein MVFEYAPAPESRAVVDIRASYGLFIGGEFTDGHGEPFKSVNPADESVLADIACADEGDVDRAVKAARTAFDKVWGPMPGRERAKYLYRIARIVQERSRELAVLESIDNGKPIRESRDVDVPLVAAWFFYYAGWADKLPYAGFGPDPKPVGVAGQVIPWNFPLLMLAWKIAPALACGNTVVLKPAETTPLTALLFADICRQAELPPGVVNIVTGAGETGRALVEHEGVDKVAFTGSTEVGRRIARSLAGTGKKLTLELGGKAANIVYADAALDQAVEGIVNGIFFNQGHVCCAGSRLLVQESVADEVLERLKVRMATLRVGDPLDKNTDVGAINSAAQLAKIKELSEAGESEGAERWSPPCELPSQGFWFAPTIFTGVAQSHRIAREEIFGPVLSVLTFRTPDEAVTKANNSPYGLSAGIWTEKGSQILWTAQRLRAGVVWANTFNKFDPASPFGGYKESGFGREGGRHGLEAYLNA from the coding sequence ATGGTCTTCGAGTACGCGCCGGCGCCCGAGTCGCGGGCGGTCGTCGACATCCGCGCCTCCTACGGGCTGTTCATCGGCGGCGAGTTCACCGACGGGCACGGCGAGCCGTTCAAGTCGGTCAACCCGGCGGACGAGAGCGTCCTGGCCGACATCGCCTGCGCCGACGAGGGCGACGTCGACCGCGCCGTGAAGGCCGCGCGCACGGCCTTCGACAAGGTGTGGGGCCCGATGCCCGGCCGGGAGCGCGCCAAGTACCTGTACCGGATCGCCCGGATCGTCCAGGAGCGGTCGCGGGAACTGGCGGTGCTGGAGTCGATCGACAACGGCAAGCCGATCCGCGAGTCCCGGGACGTGGACGTGCCGCTGGTCGCGGCCTGGTTCTTCTACTACGCGGGATGGGCCGACAAGCTCCCCTACGCCGGGTTCGGGCCCGACCCGAAGCCGGTGGGCGTCGCGGGGCAGGTGATCCCGTGGAACTTCCCGCTGCTGATGCTGGCCTGGAAGATCGCGCCCGCGCTGGCCTGCGGCAACACGGTGGTGCTCAAGCCCGCCGAGACGACGCCGCTGACCGCGCTGCTGTTCGCCGACATCTGCCGGCAGGCCGAACTGCCGCCGGGCGTCGTCAACATCGTCACCGGCGCCGGGGAGACGGGCCGCGCGCTGGTGGAGCACGAGGGCGTCGACAAGGTCGCCTTCACCGGGTCCACCGAGGTGGGACGGCGGATCGCCCGCTCCCTGGCGGGGACCGGCAAGAAGCTCACCCTGGAGCTCGGCGGCAAGGCCGCCAACATCGTCTACGCGGACGCGGCGCTAGACCAGGCCGTCGAGGGCATCGTCAACGGGATCTTCTTCAACCAGGGCCACGTGTGCTGCGCCGGGTCGCGGCTGCTCGTCCAGGAGTCGGTCGCCGACGAGGTGCTGGAGCGGCTGAAGGTGCGGATGGCGACGCTGCGCGTCGGCGACCCGCTCGACAAGAACACCGACGTCGGCGCGATCAACTCGGCCGCGCAGCTCGCGAAGATCAAGGAGCTGTCGGAGGCGGGGGAGAGCGAGGGCGCCGAGCGGTGGTCGCCGCCGTGCGAGCTGCCGTCCCAGGGGTTCTGGTTCGCGCCGACGATCTTCACGGGCGTCGCGCAGTCGCACCGGATCGCGCGTGAGGAGATCTTCGGGCCGGTGCTGTCGGTGCTGACGTTCCGCACCCCGGACGAGGCCGTCACCAAGGCCAACAACAGCCCCTACGGGCTGTCGGCCGGCATCTGGACCGAGAAGGGCTCCCAGATCCTCTGGACGGCGCAGCGGCTGCGCGCCGGGGTCGTGTGGGCCAACACGTTCAACAAGTTCGACCCGGCCTCCCCGTTCGGCGGCTACAAGGAATCGGGGTTCGGCCGCGAGGGCGGACGCCACGGACTGGAGGCCTACCTCAATGCCTGA
- the argS gene encoding arginine--tRNA ligase, whose translation MPDPQLVLAARVQAALSAAFGPSYADADPVIRPSQFADLQANVALPLAKKLGRKPRDVADEIVKNLDTADVVANVEVSGPGFINLTLSDGWIAAQAQHALEDARLGVPAVERPQKTVVEYSSPNVAKEMHVGHLRTTIVGDAIARILAFLGHDVVRDNHVGDWGTPFGMLIEHLLDLGEDAAARDDSSVSDLTAFYQAAREKFDGDEEFADRSRRRVVALQAGDAETLRLWNVLVDVSKRYFNAVYGRLGVTLTDDDIKGESFYNDLLAPTVRELEDKGIAVISDGALCAFPPGFTGREGEPLPVIIRKSDGGYNYSSTDLATIRYRVDTEHVDRMIYVVGAPQSLHFQMVFAVARMAGWLSDEVQADHAQIGNVLGTDGKILRTRAGGTVKLAELLDEAVERAGAAFDEVQHDDSFDDETRAAIVQAVGIGAVKYADLSVARDSEYVFDFDRMISFHGKTGPYLQYAAARIRSIFRKGGVTVEDATGPITLGHPAERSLALELLGFGAVLKQAGDTAEPHRLASYVYAVADAYTTFHENCPVLKAPDEATKESRLALCAATLRTLETGLHLLGVPTPERM comes from the coding sequence ATGCCCGATCCGCAACTCGTACTCGCCGCTCGGGTCCAGGCCGCGCTGAGCGCCGCCTTCGGACCGTCATACGCGGACGCCGACCCGGTCATCCGGCCGTCGCAGTTCGCCGACCTTCAGGCCAACGTGGCACTGCCGCTGGCCAAGAAGCTGGGCCGCAAGCCGCGAGACGTGGCCGACGAGATCGTCAAGAACCTCGACACCGCCGACGTCGTGGCGAACGTCGAGGTCAGCGGGCCGGGCTTCATCAACCTGACGCTCAGCGACGGCTGGATCGCCGCCCAGGCGCAGCACGCCCTGGAGGACGCGCGGCTCGGCGTCCCCGCGGTCGAGCGGCCGCAGAAGACCGTCGTCGAGTACTCCTCGCCGAACGTGGCGAAGGAGATGCACGTCGGCCACCTGCGGACCACGATCGTCGGCGACGCCATCGCCCGGATCCTGGCGTTCCTCGGCCACGACGTCGTCCGGGACAACCACGTCGGCGACTGGGGCACCCCGTTCGGCATGCTGATCGAGCACCTGCTCGACCTCGGCGAGGACGCCGCCGCGCGGGACGACTCGTCCGTCAGCGACCTGACCGCGTTCTACCAGGCCGCGCGGGAGAAGTTCGACGGCGACGAGGAGTTCGCCGACCGGTCCCGGCGGCGGGTCGTCGCCCTCCAGGCCGGCGACGCCGAGACCCTGCGGCTGTGGAACGTCCTCGTGGACGTGTCCAAGCGGTACTTCAACGCCGTCTACGGGCGGCTCGGCGTCACCCTCACCGACGACGACATCAAGGGCGAGAGCTTCTACAACGACCTGCTGGCCCCGACCGTCCGGGAACTGGAGGACAAGGGCATCGCGGTGATCAGCGACGGGGCGCTGTGCGCGTTCCCGCCCGGCTTCACCGGCCGCGAGGGCGAGCCGCTGCCCGTGATCATCCGCAAGAGCGACGGCGGCTACAACTACTCCAGCACCGACCTCGCCACCATCCGGTACCGGGTCGACACCGAGCACGTCGACCGGATGATCTACGTCGTGGGCGCGCCGCAGTCCCTGCACTTCCAGATGGTCTTCGCCGTCGCCCGGATGGCGGGCTGGCTGAGCGACGAGGTCCAGGCCGACCACGCGCAGATCGGCAACGTCCTCGGCACCGACGGCAAGATCCTCCGCACCAGGGCCGGCGGCACCGTCAAACTAGCCGAACTCCTCGACGAGGCCGTAGAACGCGCCGGCGCCGCGTTCGACGAGGTACAGCACGACGACTCGTTCGACGACGAGACCCGCGCGGCCATCGTGCAGGCGGTCGGCATCGGCGCGGTGAAGTACGCCGACCTGTCGGTGGCGCGCGACAGCGAGTACGTCTTCGACTTCGACCGGATGATCTCGTTCCACGGCAAGACGGGCCCGTACCTGCAGTACGCGGCGGCCCGGATCCGGTCGATCTTCCGCAAGGGCGGCGTCACCGTCGAGGACGCGACCGGCCCGATCACGCTCGGCCACCCCGCCGAGCGGTCCCTCGCCCTCGAACTGCTCGGCTTCGGCGCCGTCCTGAAGCAGGCCGGCGACACCGCCGAGCCGCACCGGCTGGCGTCCTACGTCTACGCGGTCGCCGACGCCTACACGACCTTCCACGAGAACTGCCCGGTCCTGAAGGCCCCGGACGAGGCGACAAAGGAGTCCCGCCTGGCCCTGTGCGCAGCAACACTGCGCACCCTGGAAACAGGCCTACACCTCCTAGGCGTCCCAACCCCAGAACGCATGTAA
- a CDS encoding MFS transporter: protein MTAIPSTAAARYRDVFGVAEFRTLFSLQTLQVGGDSVRTIALSVQTYALTGSPVAAALVFAAGMLPYVIGGALLLSLADRLPARRLLAGYHVLRFAVTALLALGILPLPAVLALLVAVGLFAPVGGAAVQARLPALLPGDGYVLGRSLFTMTSAGAQIAGQAAGGLLLAAISPAGALWLAAAGAALAALLAHTRLPDVPPTARSSSSGLAGETWRTNRLLLGRRPTRGLLLAGWLPISLSVGSEGVAVPYAAGSGRPDAAGLLLSAAAVGMFAGNFVVGRWMPAATRERLTLPLAMLTGAPLLLFAFEPGLPAACALMAAGTFGLGYELTVQQRLVDAVPEEIRGQALGLSGSGLMTGQAAGIGAAGALGEFLAPGHVMALCGAATLAACLCLARSLR, encoded by the coding sequence ATGACCGCCATCCCTTCCACCGCCGCCGCGCGGTACCGCGACGTCTTCGGCGTCGCCGAGTTCCGGACGCTGTTCTCCCTGCAGACGCTGCAGGTGGGCGGGGACTCCGTCCGGACGATCGCACTGTCCGTGCAGACCTACGCGCTGACGGGGTCGCCCGTCGCCGCGGCGCTCGTGTTCGCCGCCGGAATGCTGCCGTACGTGATCGGCGGCGCGCTGCTGCTGTCGCTCGCCGACCGGCTCCCGGCCAGGCGGCTGCTGGCCGGCTACCACGTGCTGCGTTTCGCCGTCACCGCGCTCCTCGCGCTGGGGATCCTGCCGCTGCCGGCGGTCCTGGCGCTGCTGGTCGCGGTGGGGCTGTTCGCGCCGGTGGGCGGCGCCGCCGTGCAGGCCCGGCTGCCCGCCCTGCTGCCCGGGGACGGCTACGTGCTGGGCCGGTCGCTGTTCACGATGACCAGCGCGGGCGCGCAGATCGCCGGGCAGGCGGCGGGCGGGCTGCTGCTGGCGGCGATCTCCCCGGCCGGGGCGCTGTGGCTGGCGGCGGCCGGCGCGGCGCTGGCCGCGCTGCTCGCCCACACCCGGCTGCCGGACGTCCCGCCGACGGCGCGGTCGTCGTCGTCCGGCCTGGCGGGCGAGACCTGGCGGACGAACCGGCTGCTGCTGGGCCGCCGCCCCACGCGCGGGCTGCTGCTCGCCGGGTGGCTGCCGATCTCCCTCTCGGTCGGCTCGGAGGGCGTCGCGGTGCCCTACGCGGCCGGTTCGGGGCGCCCGGACGCGGCGGGGCTGCTGCTCTCCGCCGCGGCGGTGGGCATGTTCGCGGGCAACTTCGTGGTGGGCCGCTGGATGCCGGCGGCGACACGCGAGCGCCTCACGCTCCCGCTGGCGATGCTGACGGGCGCGCCGCTCCTGCTGTTCGCGTTCGAACCGGGCCTGCCTGCGGCGTGCGCGCTGATGGCGGCCGGGACGTTCGGGCTGGGCTACGAGCTGACCGTCCAGCAGCGCCTCGTGGACGCGGTGCCCGAGGAGATCCGCGGTCAGGCGCTGGGGCTGTCCGGCAGCGGGCTGATGACGGGCCAGGCCGCCGGGATCGGCGCGGCGGGCGCGCTCGGCGAGTTCCTGGCGCCCGGCCATGTCATGGCGCTGTGCGGCGCCGCCACCCTCGCCGCCTGCCTCTGCCTGGCCCGTTCACTGCGCTGA
- a CDS encoding alpha/beta fold hydrolase, whose amino-acid sequence MSRLVNVGREQVHVVESGPPGGPPLLLTSGLGGAWFDWTPSVEQLRAGYRVTVFDRPGLGLSPAAVAPPSLRRDTAILEALAERAGAPVTVLAHSMAAFPAEALARLRPRLVRGLVLLDPSFEHDPRVRVRTAAALTPLATATGTVLGATRVAKVAGPLGRRLVLKHTSRRDEAVPRRVVRSAYGRGTVIGTVIAEELAYREMAADLARLRERRPFPPVPLVVVTALGDVHDPDRRRDWADGHERLARMSPHGSRIELPDALHMVPLDRPDVVADAVARAGRVRESA is encoded by the coding sequence GTGAGTCGACTCGTGAACGTCGGGCGCGAGCAGGTCCATGTGGTCGAGTCCGGCCCGCCGGGCGGGCCGCCGCTGCTGCTGACGTCCGGGCTGGGCGGCGCGTGGTTCGACTGGACGCCCAGCGTCGAGCAGCTGCGGGCCGGGTACCGGGTGACGGTGTTCGACCGCCCCGGCCTCGGGCTCAGCCCGGCCGCGGTCGCGCCGCCGTCGCTGCGCCGCGACACCGCGATCCTGGAGGCGCTGGCGGAACGGGCGGGCGCGCCGGTGACCGTCCTCGCGCACTCGATGGCCGCGTTCCCCGCCGAGGCCCTGGCCCGGCTGCGGCCCCGGCTCGTCCGGGGGCTGGTGCTGCTCGACCCCAGCTTCGAGCACGACCCGCGCGTACGCGTCCGGACGGCCGCCGCGCTGACCCCGCTGGCCACGGCGACCGGCACGGTCCTCGGCGCGACCCGCGTGGCGAAGGTCGCCGGGCCGCTCGGGCGGCGGCTGGTCCTCAAGCACACCAGCCGCCGGGACGAGGCCGTCCCGCGCCGCGTCGTCCGGTCGGCGTACGGGCGCGGAACGGTGATCGGCACGGTGATCGCGGAGGAGCTGGCCTACCGCGAGATGGCCGCCGACCTGGCCCGGCTGCGGGAGCGGCGCCCGTTCCCGCCCGTCCCACTCGTCGTGGTGACCGCGCTCGGCGACGTCCACGACCCGGACCGCAGGCGCGACTGGGCCGACGGCCACGAGCGGCTCGCCCGGATGAGCCCGCACGGCAGCCGGATCGAGCTGCCCGACGCCCTGCACATGGTCCCGCTCGACCGTCCCGACGTGGTCGCCGACGCGGTCGCCCGCGCCGGCCGGGTCAGGGAGTCCGCATGA
- a CDS encoding LLM class flavin-dependent oxidoreductase: MTPPHPPRRRLRFGACLDPAAAAPLLRTAQDADRYGLDLLGVRDLPHRRGTADALTLLAAVLAGTSRIRALPAVACLPLRPPAALAKAIATMDLLSGGRVELGLGAGADPAGIEAYGGTRPGGAAALRALEEAVRLIRLHWSDQAGLRFDGDHYRFAAADAGPAPQRQIGVWLGVTGPRGIDLAGRIADGWIAPSSRVPPKRLADGRRRLDDAATQSGRDPAAIRRVYILEGTLDGRDSHGFLHGPPRQWVYELTELAIGHGVDTFLYAGDPADLPVFALEVVPAVREKVAEERGVSVSTQGGDPLEPPPRAGGRFPDPLARLGETASRPAGRTASGR; the protein is encoded by the coding sequence GTGACGCCGCCGCACCCGCCGCGCCGGCGGCTGCGGTTCGGCGCCTGCCTCGACCCGGCCGCCGCCGCCCCGCTGCTGCGCACCGCGCAGGACGCCGACCGCTACGGCCTCGACCTGCTCGGCGTCCGCGACCTGCCGCACCGGCGCGGCACCGCCGACGCGCTCACGCTGCTGGCGGCCGTGCTGGCCGGCACGTCCCGGATCCGGGCACTGCCCGCGGTGGCGTGCCTGCCGCTGCGCCCGCCCGCCGCGCTCGCCAAGGCCATCGCGACGATGGACCTGCTCAGCGGCGGCCGCGTCGAACTCGGCCTCGGCGCCGGCGCCGACCCGGCCGGCATCGAGGCCTACGGCGGCACCCGGCCCGGCGGCGCGGCGGCGCTCCGCGCCCTGGAAGAGGCCGTGCGGCTCATCCGGCTGCACTGGAGCGACCAGGCCGGACTCCGCTTCGACGGCGACCACTACCGGTTCGCCGCCGCGGACGCCGGCCCGGCCCCGCAGCGGCAGATCGGCGTCTGGCTCGGCGTCACCGGCCCGCGCGGCATCGACCTCGCCGGCCGGATCGCCGACGGCTGGATCGCACCGTCGTCCCGCGTCCCGCCCAAACGCCTCGCCGACGGCCGCCGCCGCCTCGACGACGCCGCCACCCAGTCCGGCCGCGACCCGGCCGCCATCCGCCGCGTCTACATCCTCGAAGGCACCCTGGACGGACGCGACTCCCACGGCTTCCTGCACGGCCCACCCCGCCAGTGGGTCTACGAACTCACCGAACTCGCCATCGGCCACGGCGTCGACACATTCCTGTACGCCGGCGACCCGGCAGACCTCCCGGTCTTCGCCCTGGAGGTCGTCCCGGCAGTGCGGGAGAAGGTAGCCGAAGAACGGGGGGTGTCTGTGTCTACCCAGGGGGGCGACCCCCTGGAACCCCCGCCACGGGCGGGAGGCCGTTTCCCCGATCCGCTGGCGCGTCTCGGTGAAACAGCCTCCCGCCCGGCGGGCCGGACGGCCTCCGGGCGCTAG
- the plsX gene encoding phosphate acyltransferase PlsX: MTGTGEPSRAGAPRRVPPPPLPVAVDTMGGDHAPGEIIAGAVDAVREHGVRLVLVGQAPRIRRELDRYGYIGKIPIVHADEALDMGEGALASWRKPRSSIAIACHLIKQGRASALVSAGSTAGVVATSRLRLKGQQGVLRPAIAVTLPTRPRPTILLDAGATADVKAETLVQFAALGTAYAQILLGPDRPTVGLLNIGAEAGKGNKLAKRAHELLAGGSHGIEFAGNVEGHDLLAGRVDVIVTDGFTGNIALKTMEGTIGAAFSEIRDAMTATPAARMGALLQRRRLQDLRDRLDPDTYGGGVLLGLNGTVVIAHGASRARAITSACELAHRLAAGRIVERIREQVAATRTSRFGRWTHGERDGDRPPDKPPEQPVEGPPPPRQPVSGPAGDTVPDRTDPQ, encoded by the coding sequence ATGACCGGCACTGGCGAGCCGTCGCGTGCCGGGGCGCCGCGCCGCGTGCCGCCGCCTCCGCTGCCGGTCGCGGTCGACACGATGGGCGGCGACCACGCCCCCGGGGAGATCATCGCCGGCGCGGTGGACGCCGTCCGCGAGCACGGCGTCCGGCTCGTGCTGGTCGGGCAGGCCCCGCGGATCCGCCGGGAGCTCGACCGGTACGGCTATATCGGCAAGATCCCGATCGTGCACGCCGACGAGGCGCTCGACATGGGCGAGGGCGCGCTCGCGAGCTGGCGCAAGCCCCGCTCGTCCATCGCGATCGCCTGCCACCTGATCAAGCAGGGCCGGGCGTCGGCCCTGGTCTCGGCGGGCAGCACCGCCGGGGTGGTGGCGACGTCGCGGCTGCGGCTGAAGGGCCAGCAGGGCGTGCTGCGCCCGGCCATCGCGGTGACGCTGCCGACCCGCCCGCGCCCGACGATCCTGCTGGACGCGGGCGCCACCGCCGACGTCAAGGCGGAGACGCTCGTCCAGTTCGCCGCCCTCGGCACCGCCTACGCGCAGATCCTGCTCGGCCCCGACCGTCCGACCGTGGGGCTGCTCAACATCGGCGCCGAGGCGGGCAAGGGCAACAAGCTCGCCAAGCGGGCCCACGAGCTGCTCGCGGGCGGCAGCCACGGCATCGAGTTCGCCGGCAACGTGGAGGGCCACGACCTGCTCGCCGGGCGGGTCGACGTCATCGTCACCGACGGGTTCACCGGCAACATCGCGCTCAAGACGATGGAGGGGACGATCGGCGCCGCGTTCAGCGAGATCCGCGACGCGATGACCGCCACCCCGGCGGCGCGGATGGGCGCGCTGCTCCAGCGGCGCCGCCTCCAGGACCTCCGCGACCGGCTCGACCCCGACACCTACGGCGGCGGCGTCCTGCTCGGCCTGAACGGCACCGTCGTGATCGCGCACGGCGCCTCCCGCGCCCGCGCGATCACCTCGGCGTGCGAACTGGCGCACCGCCTCGCCGCCGGGCGGATCGTCGAGCGGATCCGCGAGCAGGTCGCCGCGACCCGCACCTCCCGGTTCGGCCGCTGGACGCACGGCGAGCGCGACGGCGACAGACCGCCGGACAAACCCCCGGAGCAGCCCGTCGAGGGCCCGCCGCCGCCCCGGCAGCCGGTCAGCGGGCCCGCGGGCGACACCGTCCCCGACCGCACCGACCCGCAGTAG
- a CDS encoding KamA family radical SAM protein, which yields MTLVNDAAPAVRSTGRKFRAFTAKHLDELTARAGLSPDEQLATRAVATVLPFRTNAYVIEELIDWTAAPDDPMYRLVFPRPDMLPAEDVAHLSDLLRREAPKAEVEAAAHRVRMRLNPHPAGQMELNIPSFGDGKIPGMQHKYDETVLYFPKQGQTCHAYCTYCFRWAQFVGEADLKMAGDEPTALREYLIAHPEVTSVLFTGGDAMIMGEPVLRRYVEPLLDLEQLESIRIGTKSLAYWPQKFVTDPDADDMLRLFEQVVESGKNLAFMAHFTHPRELEPLMVAEACRRIRDTGAVIRTQAPLIRTINDDAKTWEGMWRTQTRMGLIPYYMFVERDTGPQDYFAVPLTRAYDIFRDAYKNVSGLARTVRGPSMSATPGKVCVDGVLDLNGEKVFALHFIQCRDSELVGKPFFAKYDPEAVWLDDLKPAFADRFPWEK from the coding sequence GTGACACTGGTGAACGACGCGGCTCCCGCGGTGCGATCCACCGGTCGCAAGTTCCGCGCCTTCACGGCGAAGCACCTGGACGAACTCACTGCTCGCGCCGGGCTGTCGCCCGACGAGCAGCTCGCGACCAGGGCGGTGGCGACGGTCCTGCCCTTCCGGACCAACGCCTACGTCATCGAGGAGCTGATCGACTGGACGGCCGCGCCCGACGACCCGATGTACCGGCTCGTCTTCCCGCGCCCGGACATGCTCCCCGCCGAGGACGTCGCCCACCTGTCGGACCTGCTGCGCCGCGAGGCACCCAAGGCCGAGGTCGAGGCCGCCGCCCACCGGGTCAGGATGCGGCTGAACCCGCACCCGGCCGGCCAGATGGAGCTCAACATCCCGAGCTTCGGCGACGGCAAGATCCCCGGGATGCAGCACAAGTACGACGAGACCGTGCTGTACTTCCCCAAGCAGGGGCAGACCTGCCACGCGTACTGCACGTACTGCTTCCGCTGGGCCCAGTTCGTCGGCGAGGCCGACCTGAAGATGGCCGGCGACGAGCCCACCGCGCTGCGCGAGTACCTGATCGCCCACCCCGAGGTGACCAGCGTCCTGTTCACCGGCGGCGACGCCATGATCATGGGCGAGCCGGTGCTGCGCCGCTACGTCGAGCCGCTGCTCGACCTGGAGCAGCTGGAGTCCATCCGGATCGGCACCAAGTCGCTGGCCTACTGGCCGCAGAAGTTCGTCACCGACCCGGACGCCGACGACATGCTCCGGCTGTTCGAGCAGGTCGTGGAGTCGGGCAAGAACCTGGCGTTCATGGCGCACTTCACGCACCCGCGCGAGCTCGAGCCCCTCATGGTCGCCGAGGCCTGCCGCCGGATCCGGGACACCGGCGCGGTCATCCGCACCCAGGCCCCGCTGATCAGGACGATCAACGACGACGCCAAGACCTGGGAGGGCATGTGGCGAACGCAGACCCGCATGGGTCTGATCCCGTACTACATGTTCGTCGAGCGCGACACGGGACCGCAGGACTACTTCGCCGTCCCGCTCACCCGCGCCTACGACATCTTCCGGGACGCCTACAAGAACGTCTCCGGCCTCGCTCGGACCGTCCGGGGCCCGTCCATGTCCGCGACGCCGGGCAAGGTCTGCGTGGACGGCGTCCTCGACCTGAACGGCGAGAAGGTGTTCGCGCTGCACTTCATCCAGTGCCGCGACTCCGAACTGGTGGGCAAGCCCTTCTTCGCCAAGTACGACCCTGAGGCGGTCTGGCTGGACGATCTGAAGCCCGCCTTCGCCGACCGCTTCCCCTGGGAGAAGTAG
- a CDS encoding DUF2630 family protein: MNEKDILARIDEFVGEEQRLRERYQRDELGREEEHRRLEQLEVALDQCWDLLRRRRARLEAGQDPDAAGVRPPDEVEGYLQ; the protein is encoded by the coding sequence ATGAACGAGAAGGACATCCTCGCGCGCATCGACGAGTTCGTCGGCGAGGAGCAGCGGCTCCGCGAGCGCTACCAGCGCGACGAGTTGGGGCGCGAGGAGGAGCACCGGCGGCTGGAACAGCTGGAGGTGGCCCTCGACCAGTGCTGGGACCTGCTGCGCCGCCGCAGGGCCCGGTTGGAGGCCGGTCAGGACCCGGACGCCGCCGGCGTCCGGCCGCCGGACGAGGTTGAGGGCTACCTGCAGTGA